The Lasioglossum baleicum chromosome 15, iyLasBale1, whole genome shotgun sequence genomic interval ACGACAATGCTGGATTCTTTAAAAGCCTCTATCCTGGGTCTTGGCAGAGCTGACTGTACTTCCTTATATCCTGACTGCAATCTCAAAAAGGAAAGAGGTAGAAGACTCCGAAGGCGTCGGAAATAATTTGCCCAAGGTTTATCACCACTTTTGCATAATTTCTGTCATTTTACAATACACTTCTTGCTTTTAGTACATTGCTTTCTAAAGATGACGAATTTTTTTGTacatgcttggataaagaaatttatttcataatttcacgtgAAAGCattctaataatttcaataattgtcaaacgaAATATCCGAGACTGGTCATTTGATGTACGTTTAGtgtcaatttaaaaatatatagtaGTGTTAACATAGTGTCATTTAATAATATATGATATGAATAGATTTAATAATAGATTGAAATGAAGAAACAATTTGCCCATggcaatatatataatattttattacggAACAACGTTTGGTTCATAACGTGCTATCAGTTGTACTTTGGTTGGGTTGGTCTGCTCTTTGGGAAAAATTCCATGGAAGCGGTAAAAGTGAGGCATACGTCGAACCCGATGGACAAACGTGAAAAACAGTTCTCTCGTCTCTTTCTTGCACTTCCCGTACGTTTGATAATATGGGCATACCTTTATCATTCGTTAGAGTTCGAAATGTTGCAATCTTTATAAACAGAAatgtttttttgttgttgttgaaaATTGATATACAATAATGTCCACGCATACAAGTTCATTTTTGTTGGAATTAGTTTAACAGAGCAGTGGCTAACATAGAGACATATCGTTTTTTTTCTTGATTACTTAAAAACTCTTTTTATGAACGAGTAGTATGAACTTACTTGCTCGACAGAAACCCCGATTGGTTCTCTACTTATTATCCAAAGAATCCTGTATGGATTGTTTCGTATTACTATAGACCCCCAGTACAAAAAATAATCGTCACTGAATGGCTTCACTAAAGTAGTCAATTTCTCTGGCAACATGCGGACGGAGGAATCTGCTGTTCGAATTTCAGATGCATGTCTTAgaatgtcgcgtataaactcgTTTGGTTCATTCTGCAACTAAATGCATTCCAGTTGTATAGTTTGAATCTTTATTTGTTATCTTATCGATATCCTAATTTACCTTAAAGAAATATACTACAATAATGACTCCGTCAAGTTTCCTCAGTGCTACATCAAAATTCTCGTACTCATCCTTGAAGAACACTACATGAAGCTCCATTGGcattctttaattaaaaaatttgtttgattatTCTATTGTTGTTTAAGCATTCCATAAACGCTATTGTATAATTCTCCATGTACCCTAAATGgttgtataattttatttaaaaagtgtgatcaaatatttaaaaaattggattcATTGTGATCATTTTTTAATGTACCAATCCGATTTTCATTAAATCAGAATCAAGTTGAAGTTTTCatagtataatatattattgttattttattctaCACTATTTGTTTGGCTagaattaatatttttcgaacTGTACCACCCGTAGAACACAATTTAAAGAaagtgttattataaaaatggCGTATAAACAACATTAAGACTAATAAAGTGTTAAAACACATTTCAAACCTTGCACCATCTATTCTGTGTTCGCTACCATTCATCGCGTTCTCTCCCCAATGGAAATGAATTTGTGAAAGAAGATAATTGTCCAGAAGTGGGCCACCGGAGATATAAGCTCGTCCTATTTGCCAGGTTGCGctaagaaatactattacaaaataattgtcTGTAACATCTAATTTGATATAGTAAAACACAAAGAACTACCTGTGAAACCTGTGTTGGTAACTTTCAGTTTCCTAGGTGTTACGTCGATATTAACCCACTTTAAGGGATTCAGTTCGATAACCTTCATGAAAGTAATATTCAAATTAATCGGAGATTCGAAGTGGCCATCAACAGAGCCTAGTTGTTGAATCAATTTAGCAGTCTCTATATTTGGATCAAGTGTCTCTAAAGAAAATTATGTTAAAATTAATCAATCATCAAAACGCACCACGAAGAGTTACAATCTATTCTTAAATTATGTCTTcttatttattaatatcataataatatatatttattcagcTTCACAGCCAAGAATTGGATTTGATTTACTATATCCTAATTACATTTATAAACTTTCTTAcccatatttaaaatttttacgtACCTGTCGTTTCCATTTTGAAGTTAATTTAACATTGTATCGTACGAGAGTTCGATTCTTTTGCAACCAACTGCAACTTCAGTATACATTTCCATTGCTCCATGCACGATTTAGTTGCTAACATTCGGTGTAGTATATGCACAGTAAAGTAACAACTGTGCACATAATTGCTTCCTAAGGAGCAATCTCAACTCGCATGGATTACGCTAGGAAAATCGGCAAAACCAAAGAGCCCAGGAAATGGACGAAGGAACCTATATGTTTTCTGACTCTATCCGATAAAGCCTTCTCATCTAATGATACCTTCACCGAAGACCGTCCACTGGTCAACTGGAAAAGGTGGTTAGCAAACCGTAGGAAACATCACAAACATATCGCATCGTCGACCGGTTGTCATCCAACCGATCAAGCTCTAAACGcctgtgaaaccgttcgaccaTTGATCGAGATGCGAGAACTGATAGATTATGCGAGCGTCTTGGAGCCAGTTCTTTCCACGAACATTCGTGCTGTGCCAAAATTTTGGCGACCTCCACAAGCGTTATCCGATCGTGGTGACCCATGCTTGCCTACTGTCACAGTCACACAGACTAGAAAAGAATTAAACGAACCAGAATTGACGTACGTTGACCTGCCAAAACTGATTAGAAAGGAGAAAGACATCGTTTGCTCGAAGTCGAAGATACCATTATGGAGGAAGAGTCAGTATTTAGCGAAAAGAAAATGTCAGCTATCGGAAGAGATTGACTCCCTCCTCCCAAAGGAACCAGAAACGAGACATCTAGTAATTGAAGGTCACGGCTTGGGAAAGCCGAAAGTAAGACACGCAAGAACCCCAGTGATAACATTGTCCGATGCTCTGCTAGAGAAAGATGAAGAAGAGAACACGTGTCATCCAGAGGAGCTCGAGGATCAGGTGATCGTTCTaaagatcgaggatcgagaGATAGTTTGGGAGAAATGCGCCTTCGAGGTTGGACCAACCGATCCGATCGTTTGGAACgtgacgttttcttcgaaaatgAACAAGAGAGCGGAGAAAGAAATCAGATTAGAGAACAAAGGGAATCGTGTGATTCTTTATCAATGGAGAAACGCG includes:
- the LOC143216544 gene encoding carbonic anhydrase 1, with amino-acid sequence METTETLDPNIETAKLIQQLGSVDGHFESPINLNITFMKVIELNPLKWVNIDVTPRKLKVTNTGFTVFLSATWQIGRAYISGGPLLDNYLLSQIHFHWGENAMNGSEHRIDGARMPMELHVVFFKDEYENFDVALRKLDGVIIVVYFFKLQNEPNEFIRDILRHASEIRTADSSVRMLPEKLTTLVKPFSDDYFLYWGSIVIRNNPYRILWIISREPIGVSVEQIATFRTLTNDKGMPILSNVREVQERDERTVFHVCPSGSTYASLLPLPWNFSQRADQPNQSTTDSTL